In Caballeronia sp. Lep1P3, a single genomic region encodes these proteins:
- the phnS gene encoding 2-aminoethylphosphonate ABC transporter substrate-binding protein, whose product MTRDSSFARRRLPGACAALTLAAIASFTATPANAADAVVLYTADGLENLYKDVLPAFEKKEGVKVNIVTAGSGEVVNRANVEKDSPKADVLVTLPPFIQQAQQSGLLQPYQSVNYKNVPAIAKAQDGAWATFVNNYFSFAINPDVTKSAPKTFADLLHPNYTGKIAYSNPATAGDGMAVIILTSALMGEDKAFDYLKSLEQSAKFHTKGTGYLDVLLSRNEIAFANGDLQMDLDDAANGGLSIKPLFLSHGAGDAPTTFQLPYAIGLIKSGPNQAEGKKLIDYLMSSDVQSKVPDIYGIPGRTDVPLAGKNGEAVKQAISGVKLIPVDWNQVMQKKAGWTERWKNEVIGNSGKQTEVVKPKS is encoded by the coding sequence ATGACCCGCGATTCATCCTTCGCGCGCCGGCGGCTGCCCGGCGCTTGCGCAGCGCTTACCCTGGCCGCAATCGCATCGTTCACCGCGACGCCCGCGAATGCCGCCGACGCCGTCGTTCTCTATACCGCCGATGGCCTCGAGAATCTCTACAAGGACGTCCTGCCCGCGTTCGAGAAGAAGGAAGGCGTGAAGGTCAACATCGTGACGGCCGGCAGCGGCGAAGTGGTGAACCGCGCGAACGTCGAGAAAGATTCGCCCAAGGCCGACGTGCTCGTCACGCTGCCGCCTTTCATCCAGCAGGCGCAGCAAAGCGGTCTTTTGCAGCCGTATCAGAGCGTGAATTACAAGAACGTCCCGGCGATCGCGAAGGCGCAGGACGGCGCGTGGGCCACGTTCGTCAACAACTATTTCTCGTTCGCGATCAACCCGGATGTCACGAAGAGCGCGCCGAAGACGTTCGCGGACCTTCTGCATCCGAACTACACGGGCAAGATCGCGTATTCGAATCCGGCGACCGCCGGCGACGGCATGGCGGTCATCATCCTCACGTCCGCGCTGATGGGCGAGGACAAGGCGTTCGATTACCTCAAGTCGCTCGAACAGAGCGCGAAGTTCCATACGAAGGGCACGGGCTATCTCGACGTGCTGCTCTCGCGTAACGAAATTGCGTTCGCGAACGGCGACCTTCAAATGGATCTCGACGATGCCGCGAACGGCGGCCTGTCCATCAAGCCGCTTTTCCTGTCGCACGGCGCGGGCGATGCGCCGACCACGTTCCAGCTTCCGTATGCCATCGGCCTCATCAAGAGCGGACCGAATCAGGCGGAAGGCAAAAAGCTGATCGACTATCTGATGTCGTCGGACGTGCAGTCGAAGGTGCCGGACATCTACGGCATCCCCGGCCGCACCGACGTGCCGCTCGCGGGCAAGAACGGCGAGGCGGTGAAGCAGGCAATCTCGGGCGTGAAGCTGATTCCCGTCGACTGGAATCAGGTCATGCAGAAGAAGGCCGGCTGGACCGAACGCTGGAAAAACGAAGTGATCGGCAATTCCGGCAAGCAGACCGAAGTGGTCAAGCCGAAGTCGTGA
- the phnT gene encoding 2-aminoethylphosphonate ABC transport system ATP-binding subunit PhnT, with protein MSTLAFAPGALEPRAVASDAPGVSVEHLSVRFGARTVLDDLTLHIRRGEFLTVLGRSGCGKTTLLRFIAGFVNADALAGTLAIAGRDLTHVPAHRRNLGLLFQNYALFPHLSVFDNVAFGLRARKLKPAEIARRVADALKLVQLADAGHIMPAQLSGGMQQRVALARALVIEPDVLLLDEPLSALDANLRASVRSELKALHERLADLTIICVTHDQDDALVLSDRTLLMRDGRIAQLGSPRELYDAPSDGFVARYLGAANLLPPRVVYPLGDARHDERERLACIRPERFQIVALGDGPLHGTIASVEWYGAALSISVALDALPNEPVQVTMQRGHARVPERGARVSLRFEASDVVLIRP; from the coding sequence GTGAGCACGCTCGCCTTCGCGCCGGGCGCGCTGGAACCGCGCGCGGTCGCCTCGGACGCGCCCGGCGTGTCCGTCGAGCATCTGAGCGTGCGCTTCGGCGCGCGCACGGTGCTCGATGACCTGACGCTCCACATCCGGCGCGGCGAATTCCTGACGGTGCTTGGCCGAAGCGGTTGCGGCAAGACGACGCTCCTGCGCTTCATAGCGGGATTCGTCAACGCCGATGCGCTCGCGGGCACGCTCGCCATCGCGGGGCGCGATCTTACGCACGTGCCCGCGCATCGGCGCAATCTGGGCTTGCTGTTCCAGAACTACGCGCTCTTTCCGCATCTGTCCGTGTTCGACAACGTCGCGTTCGGGCTGCGCGCGCGCAAGCTGAAGCCGGCGGAGATCGCGCGGCGCGTCGCGGATGCGCTCAAGCTCGTTCAGCTCGCCGATGCCGGTCACATCATGCCCGCGCAGCTTTCAGGCGGCATGCAGCAGCGCGTGGCGCTGGCGCGCGCGCTCGTCATCGAGCCGGATGTGCTCTTGCTCGACGAACCGCTTTCCGCGCTCGATGCGAACCTGCGCGCCTCCGTGCGCAGCGAACTGAAGGCGCTGCACGAGCGTCTGGCCGACCTGACGATCATCTGCGTGACGCACGATCAGGACGACGCGCTCGTGCTCTCCGACCGCACTCTTTTGATGCGCGACGGCCGCATCGCGCAACTCGGCTCGCCGCGCGAACTCTACGACGCGCCCAGCGACGGCTTCGTCGCGCGCTATCTCGGCGCGGCGAATCTGCTGCCGCCGCGCGTCGTGTATCCGCTCGGCGATGCGCGTCACGACGAGCGCGAGCGGCTCGCGTGCATCCGGCCGGAGCGCTTTCAGATCGTTGCGCTCGGCGACGGCCCGCTGCACGGCACGATCGCATCGGTCGAATGGTATGGCGCGGCGCTCTCCATTTCGGTCGCGCTCGATGCGTTGCCGAACGAGCCCGTCCAGGTGACGATGCAGCGCGGCCATGCGCGCGTGCCGGAAAGAGGCGCGCGCGTTTCTCTTCGCTTCGAGGCTTCCGATGTCGTCCTTATTCGTCCCTGA
- the phnU gene encoding 2-aminoethylphosphonate ABC transporter permease subunit: MSSLFVPDGVAPGAVDASVFVAHAREAQRREKRAQWHLLFILVFVLGPLVVYPLARLIVLSVSGPHGFTLDAFTAFFGNPETRGVIGTTLGILVASASIASILGVALASMLFFRPFPGVKLLTRFLELFVAFPSFLVAFTLIFLYGSQDAVSIGFQRLFSLDAPPLDFLFGIGGVILAEVVFYAPFVVRPTLASYATLDMRLVEAAKSLGADGWMVAMKVVLPIAWPGIAAGTILCFLLTLNEFGILLVLGSAHLITLPIAIYSAATVDLDLRAAAAGAVVMLLMSLSLYALYRRVDARTGGR, encoded by the coding sequence ATGTCGTCCTTATTCGTCCCTGACGGCGTCGCGCCCGGCGCCGTCGATGCCAGCGTTTTCGTCGCGCATGCGCGCGAGGCGCAGCGCCGCGAGAAGCGCGCGCAATGGCATCTGCTCTTCATTCTCGTGTTCGTGCTGGGGCCGCTCGTCGTGTATCCGCTCGCGCGCCTGATCGTTCTCAGCGTGAGCGGGCCGCACGGCTTCACGCTCGATGCGTTCACCGCGTTTTTCGGCAATCCGGAGACGCGCGGCGTGATCGGCACGACGCTCGGCATTCTGGTCGCGAGCGCGAGCATCGCGTCGATACTCGGCGTCGCGCTCGCGTCGATGCTCTTCTTCCGCCCATTTCCCGGCGTGAAGCTGCTCACGCGCTTTCTGGAACTGTTCGTCGCGTTCCCTTCGTTTCTCGTCGCGTTCACGCTGATTTTTTTGTACGGATCGCAGGACGCGGTGAGCATCGGCTTCCAGCGCCTCTTTTCGCTGGATGCGCCGCCGCTCGATTTTCTCTTCGGTATCGGCGGCGTGATTCTCGCGGAAGTGGTGTTCTACGCGCCGTTCGTCGTGCGCCCGACGCTCGCGTCCTACGCCACGCTCGACATGCGGCTCGTCGAAGCCGCGAAGAGCCTCGGCGCGGATGGCTGGATGGTCGCGATGAAAGTCGTGCTGCCGATCGCGTGGCCGGGCATCGCGGCGGGCACGATTCTCTGCTTTCTGCTGACGTTGAACGAGTTCGGCATCCTGCTCGTGCTCGGAAGCGCCCATCTCATTACGTTGCCGATCGCCATTTACAGCGCCGCGACCGTCGATCTCGACCTGCGCGCGGCGGCGGCGGGCGCCGTCGTCATGCTCCTGATGTCGCTGTCGCTCTATGCGTTGTATCGGCGTGTCGATGCGCGCACCGGAGGCCGCTGA
- the phnV gene encoding 2-aminoethylphosphonate ABC transport system, membrane component PhnV: protein MAVSLVALVCFWLFVLPVIVVALSSVASHWSGTIFPDGFSARWFARLGASEFDALTTSLTTGLAVAMLGTALGLWLALALEGRDRRGLGALVDAVAMTGSGVPSVVLGLAVLIAYHKRPLDLSGSAAIVVLVQLALVLPFCYRCAAAALRPELTTLREAAASLGAPPRMVLARVVLPQLLPAVRASLALGFALSLGELGATLTVYPPGFATVPIVVVGQVHRGYYLPASALSLILLGVSLAALFVIAGRAPRR, encoded by the coding sequence ATGGCCGTGTCGCTCGTTGCGCTCGTGTGCTTCTGGCTTTTCGTCTTGCCGGTGATCGTCGTGGCGCTGTCGAGCGTGGCGTCGCACTGGTCGGGCACGATCTTTCCCGACGGCTTCAGCGCGCGCTGGTTCGCGCGTCTCGGCGCGAGCGAATTCGACGCGCTCACGACGAGTCTCACGACAGGCTTAGCCGTGGCGATGCTCGGCACCGCGCTCGGGCTGTGGCTCGCGCTCGCGCTCGAAGGCCGCGACCGGCGCGGACTCGGCGCGCTCGTCGACGCCGTCGCGATGACGGGCAGCGGCGTGCCGAGCGTCGTGCTCGGGCTGGCGGTGCTGATCGCGTATCACAAGCGGCCCTTGGATTTGTCGGGATCGGCGGCGATCGTCGTACTGGTGCAACTCGCGCTCGTGTTGCCGTTCTGCTATCGGTGCGCGGCCGCCGCGTTGCGCCCCGAACTCACGACGTTGCGCGAAGCCGCCGCGAGTCTCGGCGCGCCGCCGCGCATGGTGCTGGCGCGCGTCGTGCTGCCGCAACTGCTGCCCGCCGTGCGCGCGAGCCTCGCGCTCGGCTTCGCGCTGTCGCTCGGCGAACTGGGCGCGACGCTCACCGTCTATCCGCCGGGCTTCGCGACGGTGCCGATCGTCGTCGTCGGACAGGTGCATCGTGGCTACTATCTGCCCGCGTCGGCGCTTTCGCTGATCCTGCTCGGCGTGTCGCTCGCGGCGCTCTTCGTCATCGCGGGCCGCGCGCCGCGGCGTTGA
- a CDS encoding glycogen/starch/alpha-glucan phosphorylase, with protein sequence MTSVDLEFDQLNSTVDALRRSISNRLMYGVGKDAATAQPRDWLHAVELAVRDRLVARWMRTTRQQYEQDVKRVYYLSMEFLIGRTFTNALLALGIHDEVRDALAGLGVDLSTLEELEPDAALGNGGLGRLAACFLDSMATVGVPGFGYGIRYEYGMFRQTIVDGSQVEMPDYWLRAGNPWEFPRPEVVYTVQFGGRTVQHNDRIDWIETDDVNAMAYDTVIPGYATTATNTLRLWSARATDEFDLSAFNQGDYRRAVEAKNTSEHVSRLLYPDDSTQAGRELRLRQEYFFVSATMQDLIRRYQRTHTHFGRLAEKVAVHLNDTHPVLAIPELMRLLVDTHRVPWDKAWKLVQQMFSYTNHTLMPEALETWDVEMLARLLPRHLEIIFEINAHFLKHVTEKFGRDIDLIRRISLVDEFGQRRVRMAHLAIVASHKVNGVSKLHSQLMVQNIFSDFARMYPERFTNVTNGITPRRWLAQASPSLSALIDKRIGPRWRTDLFELGRLREWRDDPEFRKAFHEAKFANKLRLVERAKREANAIINPEALFDLQVKRIHEYKRQLLNILYVIVRYNRIRENPERDWTPRVVMFAGKAASAYKMAKNIIKLINDVAKRINSDPLIGDRLKVGFIPNYGVSVAELIIPAADLSEQISMAGTEASGTGNMKLALNGALTIGTLDGANIEICEAVGRENIFIFGNTTDEIESLRAAGYRPRQIYEENAELKLALDQIRLGHFSPDEPHRFYDIFHTLVDWGDHYMVLADFDSFDKTQAEVDLKFRDKDAWTKSAIENVAGMGIFSSDRTIAEYAREIWHVEPLSFG encoded by the coding sequence ATGACATCCGTCGACCTGGAATTCGATCAGCTCAACAGCACCGTCGACGCGCTGCGGCGCTCCATCTCGAACCGCCTCATGTACGGCGTCGGCAAGGACGCGGCGACCGCGCAGCCGCGCGACTGGCTGCACGCGGTGGAACTCGCCGTGCGCGACCGCCTCGTCGCGCGCTGGATGCGCACCACGCGGCAGCAATACGAACAGGACGTGAAGCGCGTTTATTACCTGTCGATGGAATTTCTCATCGGCAGAACGTTCACCAACGCGCTGCTCGCGCTCGGCATCCACGACGAAGTGCGCGACGCGCTCGCCGGTCTCGGCGTCGATCTCTCGACGCTCGAGGAACTGGAGCCGGACGCCGCGCTCGGCAACGGCGGCCTCGGGCGGCTCGCGGCGTGCTTTCTGGATTCGATGGCGACGGTCGGCGTGCCGGGCTTCGGCTACGGCATCCGCTACGAATACGGCATGTTCCGGCAGACGATCGTGGACGGCAGCCAGGTCGAAATGCCCGATTACTGGTTGCGCGCGGGCAATCCGTGGGAGTTTCCGCGCCCCGAAGTGGTCTACACCGTGCAGTTCGGCGGACGGACCGTGCAGCACAACGACCGCATCGACTGGATCGAGACCGACGACGTCAACGCGATGGCCTACGACACGGTCATCCCCGGTTACGCAACGACGGCCACCAACACGCTGCGCCTGTGGTCCGCGCGCGCGACCGACGAATTCGATCTCTCCGCGTTCAATCAGGGCGACTATCGCCGCGCGGTGGAGGCGAAGAACACGTCGGAGCATGTCTCGCGTCTGCTTTATCCCGACGATTCGACGCAGGCGGGGCGCGAGTTGCGGCTGCGTCAGGAATACTTCTTCGTGTCCGCGACGATGCAGGACCTGATTCGCCGTTATCAGCGCACGCATACGCATTTCGGGCGGCTCGCGGAAAAGGTCGCGGTGCATCTGAACGACACGCATCCCGTGCTCGCCATTCCCGAACTGATGCGCCTGCTCGTGGACACGCATCGCGTGCCGTGGGACAAGGCGTGGAAGCTCGTGCAGCAGATGTTCTCGTACACGAATCACACGCTGATGCCCGAGGCGCTCGAAACGTGGGACGTCGAAATGCTCGCGCGCCTCTTGCCGCGGCATCTCGAGATCATCTTCGAGATCAACGCGCACTTTCTCAAGCACGTCACCGAGAAGTTCGGGCGCGACATCGACCTGATCCGCCGCATTTCTCTCGTCGATGAATTCGGCCAGCGGCGCGTGCGCATGGCGCATCTGGCGATTGTCGCGAGTCACAAGGTCAATGGCGTATCGAAGTTGCATTCGCAGTTGATGGTGCAGAACATCTTCTCCGATTTCGCGCGCATGTATCCCGAGCGCTTCACGAACGTGACGAACGGCATCACGCCGCGACGCTGGCTCGCGCAGGCAAGCCCGTCGCTTTCCGCGCTGATCGACAAGCGCATCGGTCCGCGCTGGCGCACCGATCTCTTCGAACTCGGAAGACTGCGCGAATGGCGCGACGATCCGGAATTCCGCAAGGCTTTTCACGAAGCGAAGTTCGCGAACAAACTGCGTCTCGTCGAACGCGCGAAGCGCGAGGCGAATGCGATCATCAATCCGGAAGCGCTCTTCGATTTGCAGGTCAAGCGAATTCACGAATACAAGCGGCAACTGCTGAACATTCTGTATGTGATCGTGCGCTACAACCGCATCCGCGAAAATCCAGAACGCGACTGGACGCCGCGCGTGGTGATGTTCGCGGGCAAGGCGGCCTCCGCCTACAAGATGGCGAAGAACATCATCAAGCTCATCAACGATGTGGCGAAGCGCATCAACTCGGACCCGCTCATCGGCGACAGGCTGAAGGTCGGCTTCATTCCGAACTATGGCGTGAGCGTCGCGGAACTCATCATTCCGGCGGCCGATCTGTCCGAGCAGATTTCGATGGCGGGCACCGAAGCATCCGGCACCGGAAACATGAAGCTCGCGCTCAACGGCGCGCTGACCATCGGCACGCTGGACGGCGCGAACATCGAGATATGCGAGGCGGTAGGGCGCGAGAACATCTTCATCTTCGGCAATACGACGGATGAAATCGAATCGCTGCGGGCGGCGGGGTATCGGCCGCGCCAGATTTACGAGGAGAACGCGGAACTCAAGCTCGCGCTCGATCAGATACGGCTCGGGCATTTTTCGCCGGACGAGCCGCACCGCTTCTACGACATCTTCCACACGCTCGTGGACTGGGGCGATCACTACATGGTGCTCGCGGATTTCGACAGCTTCGACAAGACGCAAGCCGAGGTCGATCTCAAGTTCCGCGACAAGGACGCGTGGACGAAAAGCGCGATCGAGAACGTCGCGGGAATGGGGATTTTTTCATCGGACCGCACGATCGCCGAATACGCGCGCGAGATCTGGCATGTGGAGCCGCTGAGCTTCGGCTGA
- a CDS encoding DUF6232 family protein, with product MDTPFNERGVTLSRAGLSASGQMIPLRELRAARVVKIERKKPLPIVTALIGFIVLGAGVATGTGAALVLGVMIAVVGYLSWITQDVIFQLMVTTSDGERELLITKDEEFADRVAALVAQAVAKHAAKPQA from the coding sequence ATGGATACACCCTTCAACGAACGCGGCGTCACGCTTTCGCGCGCCGGCCTTTCCGCTTCCGGGCAAATGATTCCGCTGCGCGAATTGCGCGCGGCGCGTGTCGTGAAGATCGAGCGAAAGAAGCCGCTGCCGATCGTCACCGCGCTTATCGGGTTCATCGTGCTCGGAGCGGGCGTGGCGACCGGCACGGGCGCGGCGCTCGTGCTCGGCGTGATGATCGCCGTGGTGGGTTATCTCTCATGGATCACGCAGGACGTCATCTTTCAATTGATGGTCACGACATCCGACGGCGAGCGCGAACTTCTCATCACGAAGGATGAGGAATTCGCGGATCGCGTGGCCGCGCTCGTGGCGCAAGCCGTCGCGAAGCACGCGGCGAAACCGCAGGCGTGA
- a CDS encoding helix-turn-helix transcriptional regulator: MDIDAIHKALANPLRREILEWLKEPELHFPNQELPHSHGVCAGQIDERCDMSQSTVSAHLATLHKAGLVTTKRVGQWVFFKRDEAVIQAFRDSIGNL, from the coding sequence ATGGACATCGACGCAATTCACAAGGCCCTCGCCAACCCGCTTCGCCGCGAAATTCTGGAATGGCTGAAGGAGCCGGAACTGCATTTCCCGAATCAGGAACTGCCGCATTCGCATGGCGTGTGCGCGGGCCAGATCGATGAACGCTGCGACATGTCGCAGTCCACCGTTTCCGCTCACCTCGCGACCCTGCATAAAGCCGGGCTCGTCACCACGAAGCGCGTCGGGCAATGGGTTTTCTTCAAGCGCGACGAAGCGGTCATTCAGGCGTTCCGCGATTCCATCGGGAATCTCTGA
- a CDS encoding alkene reductase, whose translation MPTLFDPLKVGALTLKNRIIMAPLTRQRAGVERVPNALMAQYYADRAAAGLIISEATSVTPQGVGYADTPGIWSDEQVEGWKLVTKAVHDAGGKIVLQLWHVGRISDPVFLNGELPVAPSAIAAGGHVSLVRPQRAYVTPRALELDEIAGVVAAYRKGAENAKRAGFDGVEIHGANGYLLDQFLQDSTNKRTDAYGGPIENRARLMLEVTDECIAVWGADRVGVHLAPRADAHTMGDSDRAATFGYVARELGKRRIAFIAAREAEGPDSLGPQLKKAFGGVYIANEGFTKQSAEAIIARGDADAVAWGKTFIANADLVRRFELDAPLNEPDASTFYAAGSEGYTDYPLLETAE comes from the coding sequence ATGCCGACTCTATTCGATCCGCTCAAGGTAGGCGCATTGACGCTCAAGAACCGCATCATCATGGCGCCGCTCACGCGTCAGCGCGCAGGCGTCGAGCGCGTGCCGAATGCGTTGATGGCGCAGTACTACGCCGATCGCGCGGCGGCGGGCCTCATCATCAGCGAGGCGACATCGGTGACGCCGCAAGGCGTCGGCTATGCCGATACGCCGGGCATCTGGTCCGATGAGCAAGTCGAAGGCTGGAAACTCGTGACGAAGGCGGTTCACGACGCAGGCGGCAAGATCGTGCTGCAACTGTGGCACGTCGGCCGCATCTCCGATCCCGTGTTCTTGAACGGCGAACTGCCGGTTGCGCCGAGCGCGATCGCGGCAGGCGGCCATGTGAGCCTCGTGCGTCCGCAGCGTGCTTATGTCACGCCGCGCGCGCTCGAACTCGACGAGATCGCGGGCGTGGTCGCGGCGTATCGGAAGGGCGCGGAAAACGCGAAGCGCGCGGGTTTCGATGGCGTCGAAATTCACGGCGCGAACGGCTATCTGCTCGACCAGTTCCTGCAGGACAGCACGAACAAGCGCACCGACGCTTACGGCGGCCCGATTGAAAACCGCGCGCGTTTGATGCTCGAAGTGACCGACGAGTGCATCGCCGTGTGGGGCGCGGATCGCGTGGGCGTTCACCTCGCGCCGCGCGCCGACGCGCACACGATGGGCGACAGCGACCGCGCCGCGACCTTCGGCTACGTGGCGCGCGAGTTGGGCAAGCGCAGAATCGCGTTCATCGCGGCACGCGAGGCGGAAGGCCCGGACAGCCTCGGCCCGCAACTGAAGAAGGCGTTCGGCGGCGTGTATATCGCCAATGAAGGCTTCACGAAGCAAAGCGCCGAAGCGATCATCGCGCGCGGCGATGCGGATGCAGTCGCGTGGGGCAAGACGTTCATCGCGAACGCGGACCTCGTGCGCCGCTTCGAACTGGATGCGCCGCTCAACGAGCCGGACGCTTCGACGTTCTATGCGGCCGGTTCCGAAGGTTACACGGACTATCCGCTGCTCGAAACGGCGGAGTAA
- the aspT gene encoding aspartate-alanine antiporter codes for MSWLTQTLRSYPEIAIFLSLGVGYWVGGKSFKGFSLGAVTATLLAAIAIGQLGITISSNVKAVFFLMFLFAVGYGVGPQFVRGIAKDGLPQALFAVIESVLCLAAPYAAAKIAGYDLGSAAGLFAGSQTISASMGLATDAINRLGLSPAETKALLDAMPTAYAVTYIYGTIGSAIILAMLGPKLLNIDLVAACKEYEAQLGGSSEVGGAGTGWHQFALRAYRIAEHGRAVGMSVGQAEALRPSGARLFIERIRRDGKIQDAKVDDVLQPGDVVAIIGRREHLVELVGGGGAEVDDAELLAVPVEGVDIYLTSKSIEGRTLAELGQTTGARGVFIRRIKRGATETLIPVLPSTKLYRGDTITLVGRTQDTTAVANAVGVIDRPSDAADMAFVGLAITLGALIGAIVLRFGAIPITLSTAGGALIAGIVFGWLRAVHPTFGRVPGPTIWFMNSVGLNVFIAVVGISAGPGFVAGLQKLGVSLFLWGIFASSVPLIISMYIAKYVFKFHPAILLGICAGARTTTAALGMICDTAKSQVPGLGYTVTYAVGNTLLTIWGMVIVMLMT; via the coding sequence ATGTCGTGGCTTACGCAAACGCTGCGCAGTTACCCTGAAATCGCCATCTTTCTTTCGCTGGGAGTCGGGTATTGGGTCGGCGGCAAGAGCTTCAAGGGATTCAGTCTCGGCGCCGTCACCGCGACCTTGCTTGCGGCCATCGCCATCGGTCAGCTCGGCATCACCATTTCCTCGAACGTCAAAGCTGTTTTCTTCCTGATGTTTCTCTTCGCCGTGGGTTACGGCGTCGGTCCGCAATTCGTGCGCGGCATCGCGAAAGACGGCTTGCCGCAGGCGCTTTTCGCGGTGATCGAGTCCGTGCTGTGTCTCGCCGCGCCCTATGCCGCCGCGAAGATCGCGGGCTACGACCTCGGTTCGGCTGCCGGACTCTTTGCGGGATCGCAGACCATCTCGGCATCGATGGGGCTCGCCACCGACGCGATCAACCGGCTCGGCCTGTCTCCCGCCGAAACGAAAGCGCTGCTCGATGCGATGCCCACGGCCTACGCCGTCACGTACATCTACGGCACGATCGGCTCCGCGATCATTCTCGCGATGCTCGGGCCGAAGCTGCTCAACATCGACCTCGTCGCGGCGTGCAAGGAGTATGAAGCGCAACTGGGCGGATCGTCGGAAGTCGGCGGTGCGGGCACGGGCTGGCATCAGTTCGCGTTGCGCGCGTATCGGATAGCGGAACACGGGCGCGCCGTCGGCATGAGCGTGGGGCAGGCCGAAGCGCTGCGGCCTTCGGGCGCGCGGCTTTTCATCGAGCGAATCAGGCGCGACGGCAAGATTCAGGATGCGAAGGTCGATGACGTTCTCCAGCCGGGCGATGTCGTCGCGATCATCGGGCGGCGCGAGCATCTCGTCGAACTGGTCGGCGGCGGCGGCGCCGAAGTGGACGATGCCGAGTTGCTCGCGGTGCCGGTCGAAGGCGTCGATATTTATCTGACGAGCAAGAGCATCGAAGGCCGCACGCTCGCCGAACTCGGGCAGACGACAGGCGCACGCGGCGTGTTCATCCGTCGCATCAAGCGCGGCGCGACCGAAACGCTCATTCCCGTGCTGCCCAGCACGAAGCTCTATCGCGGCGATACGATCACGCTCGTCGGACGCACGCAGGACACGACTGCCGTGGCCAACGCGGTGGGCGTCATCGACCGGCCGAGCGATGCGGCTGACATGGCGTTCGTGGGCCTCGCCATCACGCTGGGCGCGCTGATCGGCGCTATCGTGCTGCGTTTCGGCGCCATTCCCATCACGCTTTCGACGGCGGGCGGCGCGCTCATCGCGGGCATTGTCTTCGGCTGGCTGCGCGCGGTGCATCCGACCTTCGGCCGCGTCCCCGGCCCGACCATCTGGTTCATGAATTCAGTAGGGCTGAACGTGTTCATCGCGGTGGTCGGGATATCGGCGGGGCCGGGGTTCGTCGCGGGGCTGCAAAAGCTCGGCGTGAGCCTTTTTCTATGGGGCATCTTCGCGTCTTCGGTGCCGCTCATCATCAGCATGTACATCGCCAAGTACGTGTTCAAGTTCCATCCCGCGATTCTGCTCGGCATCTGCGCGGGCGCGCGCACTACGACCGCCGCGCTCGGCATGATCTGCGACACGGCCAAGAGCCAGGTGCCGGGCCTCGGCTACACGGTCACGTATGCGGTCGGCAATACGCTGCTCACGATCTGGGGGATGGTCATCGTGATGTTGATGACGTGA